CGCCGTGGCAAAGCCCTGCCAGCCTTCGTTCCAGATCCGCTGACGCAGGTAAGGGCGGAAGCCGCGCCGGTTCATTCCCAGGTCGAGCAACAAGCTGTCAAACCTTTGCTCCACCGTCGGATTCACGCCCTCTTGCGTTTGCGCCAGCGACCTCTGATGCAGCAGGGAATAGGCGGCATTGGGGTCACCACCACCATCCACCAGAAACCGCTCCATCAGTTCCCCCATCTGCGCCCACTTCACCATCTTCACGTACATCGTGTACGCCTCGCTGCTTGTGCTGTCGGGTGAGTGGCTGAAACCCGTCTCGGTCGCGAAAAGTTGGAGTTGAATTGGATCTGGCGGTGAGATGGGTGTACTTGCATTCAGTCGAACCCTCCAGCCACGCACGAGCTTTCCGGCGTAGATGCCTCCGACCACATTGACCGCCCGCCATGCGGCCCGGTCGAGCCTCTGCCGCAACTCGCTGTCCCTCCCCTGCGCATCCACAAACCCCAATTGCCGCCGCTCCTCGTCCGTCATGCTTGCCTGGCTGTCGAACAACACGCGGAACGCAAGGTTCTTGTTGGTGCTCGGCTTGCGCATGTCCGAAAACGTCAGCAAGCGATCCACAAACGTAGACACCACAAATTGCGTCGGCCCGTAGCTCGCGGGCGTGCCCGCGGGGTTCTGCGTGCCCGCGGGGCAGCCGGTCTGCGAGCAGTCCGCGCCGCCCGATTCCTTGAGCTCCACCGCGCGCTTGAGCCGCTGGAAGGCGCGCTCGGGCGTCATGCCCTGCTGGCAGCTCAGGCTGTCCTGGCCCTGGTCCACGCGCTGGCCGCCGGGGGCATCGTTCTGGCCGGCAACGCCGCCGGGCGACAAGGCGAGGCCGCGCAGTTGCACGGGCGGCAGCACCAGCCGGTCGCTGCCCGGGCAGGCGCCACCCAGGTACTTGTGCACCACATCCCCCTGCGTCTGCAGTTCGTCGAGCAGTTGCAGCGCGGCGGCGTCCTCGATGTCGAGCGTGAAGCTGTCGGGCGAGATCAGGTCGTTGACGTAGTACGCAACGAAGGCCAGGGCCGGGTCCACGTTGCCCGGTGCCGACGGTGTCCAGCGCGCGTAGGTGTCGCTCACGAAGGCCGTGTCCGATCCCGCGAGCGGGTTCGACGCCGACCCCAGGAAGCCGCCGCCGCGGTCGTACAGCACCTGCGTCTGCGCCTCCGTGAACGGCATCGGCGATGCCCGACGGGTTGGGGCCGATGAAGCGCCCCTCGCGCGCCTCGAAGTACAGCGTGCCGTGCTGGACCAGGCCGCTGTCGTCGTCGTGCATTTGGCCCACGTGGCGACATACGACCCGAGGAAACGAATGACAAGCCCGGTCACCGGTCCATATAAGGGAATTCCAGATCGACACCGGCGCGCTCGGCCTCTTCTTTCCAGATCTGCTTAACCACCGGGCGAGGGATGCCACTTCGGTGGAAGAAGGGGTCGATTTCCGCAAGATAAGCGTTCTCCACGTCCGTGTTGCCGGCTCTGTGTCCAGCAAACGCCGCGCGCAACATCTGGCGCACATGGAACTCATCGCCCTCTCCCCCGAGGCCCTGGATAAGGTTCCCCTGATATACGCGGATGACGATCACCGCGTTCTTTGCGGACTTCTGCCAATAGACGACGAATGAACTGCCGTCGTACTCGCTCGTGATCATGCCTGGCCTGAAGGGCGTGAAACCTTGCGCCGTTCGCAGGTAGATACCACGCGGTGCGTACAGCAGCATGGGCTTGACAGACGCCTTGAAGATTTCCTTCTGGCCCGAAGTGATGGCGTCGCACCAGCCATCTCCGTCGATATCGACCCAGGTCACGTCCACCGCATCTTCTTTGCGCCAGTGCGCGGACAACCTTGCGATCGTTGCGTCTGAGTCTCCCTCGTGGCGCAGGCGATTCCATGGCGAGAACGCGCGCCACATGACCATGTCTCGCTTGCAAACAGGCAGATCGATCGTCAAGTCGTTCGCGATGAACCCCGAACCGCTCTGTGGGTCATCGGCCGACCCGGCCCATGCTGGCCCGAGCGGCATCGTCAGGGCTACGGCCAAAGCCCATGCGCGAATACGTTTCATTGGACTTCTCCGACTACTTACCGGATTTCCGGCCCGGGTCTAGCGACAGTCGCGAAACCTCCATATGGGCGCAAGGAACTTGTGTTGTATCGCTCCAAATCGACATCAGGCCTTTGGAATAGCCGAAGCTGCGTGCGGCGACGAGATCGCGAACGTCGGACCCCGCGTTGTGGAAGTAACCCACGCGCGCGACGATGTCCGACTCAGATTCGTCAGGGTGTTGGATGCGATAGGCCGCGTACTTCCATCGAAGCTCCCGATCCGAAATCAGGCCGAACTTCTCGCGGCTCTTGAACAAGGCGTCGGTACTCTTCAATAAGGCAGCCTCGACAACAGGATCAATGAACACAGCCGCCGTGGCAAAGCCCTGCCAGCCTTCGTTCCAGATCCGCTGACGCAGGTAAGGGCGGAAGCCGCGCCGGTTCATTCCCAGGTCGAGCAACAAGCTGTCAAACCTTTGCTCCACCGTCGGATTCACGCCCTCTTGCGTTTGCGCCAGCGACCTCTGATGCAGCAGGGAATAGGCGGCATTGGGGTCACCACCACCATCCACCAGAAACCGCTCCATCAGTTCCCCCATCTGCGCCCACTTCACCATCTTCACGTACATCGTGTACGCCTCGCTGCTTGTGCTGTCGGGTGAGTGGCTGAAACCCGTCTCGGTCGCGAAAAGTTGGAGTTGAATTGGATCTGGCGGTGAGATGGGTGTACTTGCATTCAGTCGAACCCTCCAGCCACGCACGAGCTTTCCGGCGTAGATGCCTCCGACCACATTGACCGCCCGCCATGCGGCCCGGTCGAGCCTCTGCCGCAACTCGCTGTCCCTCCCCTGCGCATCCACAAACCCCAATTGCCGCCGCTCCTCGTCCGTCATGCTTGCCTGGCTGTCGAACAACACGCGGAACGCAAGGTTCTTGTTGGTGCTCGGCTTGCGCATGTCCGAAAACGTCAGCAAGCGATCCACAAACGTAGACACCACAAATTGCGTCGGCCCGTAGCTCGCGGGCGTGCCCGCGGGGTTCTGCGTGCCCGCGGGGCAGCCGGTCTGCGAGCAGTCCGCGCCGCCCGATTCCTTGAGCTCCACCGCGCGCTTGAGCCGCTGGAAGGCGCGCTCGGGCGTCATGCCCTGCTGGCAGCTCAGGCTGTCCTGGCCCTGGTCCACGCGCTGGCCGCCGGGGGCATCGTTCTGGCCGGCAACGCCGCCGGGCGACAAGGCGAGGCCGCGCAGTTGCACGGGCGGCAGCACCAGCCGGTCGCTGCCCGGGCAGGCGCCACCCAGGTACTTGTGCACCACATCCCCCTGCGTCTGCAGTTCGTCGAGCAGTTGCAGCGCGGCGGCGTCCTCGATGTCGAGCGTGAAGCTGTCGGGCGAGATCAGGTCGTTGACGTAGTACGCAACGAAGGCCAGGGCCGGGTCCACGTTGCCCGGTGCCGACGGTGTCCAGCGCGCGTAGGTGTCGCTCACGAAGGCCGTGTCCGATCCCGCGAGCGGGTTCGACGCCGACCCCAGGAAGCCGCCGCCGCGGTCGTACAGCACCTGCGTCTGCGCGTTCGCGCCCGGCAGGTCGCGCAGCCAGAAGGCCCAGCGCCCGGTCACGGTGCTCGCGGCCACGGCCTCGGGCTCGGTGTCGATCAGGTAGTAGGTGAGGCGGGCCGCGCCATCGGGGTCGAAATAGGCCTCGGGCTGGCCGCCCGCGTAGGCGTACAGATCGAGCAGTTGCGGCGGCCGCACGCCGTGGAGGGCATCGGCGATGCCCGACGGGTCGGGGCTGATGAAGCGCCCTTCGCGCGCCTCGAAAAAGCGCGCGCCGTGCTGCTCCAGGCCGCTGTCGTCGTCGTGCACCTGGCCCACGTCGCGCAGCGGCTGGTGCAGGCCCGAAGGCGCTTCGTCGCGCCACACGGTCTGCCCGGCCTCGGTGGCGCGCTGCACGCGGCCCACGCCATCGGTGTGCAGGTGCCGCACGCGCGGCCCAAAGACCAGGGCCTGCAAGGCCTGCCAGCCGCGCTCGGGGTTCATCACGATCTGCGCCACCGGCCGGTGGCCCAGGTGCACATAGGCGTGGGTCACGCGGCCGCGCGCATCGGCCTCGGCAGCGAGGCGGCTGCCGTCGTAGACGCTCACGGCGGCGTGCGTGTGGCCGCGGGCGTCGGTCACCAGCTTGAGCACGCGGCGGCCGCGCGGGTCGTACAGGTAGCGGCTGTGGCCGCCGTCGTCGCGTGCGCTGTGCGCCAGTTGCCCGGCCGCGTTCCAGCGCAGCCGCTGCAGGCCCTGTTCGCTCAGCACGGTCGCGGGCAGACCGGCGGCGTCGTGGTGCAGGCCGGGGGGCGGCAGGGGCGGTGACGGGTCCGCAGGCCCATAGGCAAGCGCCTCGCCGGCCGTGCGGCCGGGCCCGCGCGGCGCACGCGGCACCACAGGGTCGTAGCGGTCCACCGTGCCGTCCCCGTGGTGGAGCGCGAGGGCGCGCCGCCAGGGCATGCCGTCGGGCGCCTGCCATTCGATGCGGGCCAGGATCTCGCGCTCGCCGCCGAGCCCGCCGGGCAGCATGCCCTGGACCGCGAGGCGCACCGGCCGACCACTCGCGTCGAGGGCCTGGGTCAGCGCCAGCGCCTGGCCCGTGGCGTCGGTGAGCACGCGGCCCAGCGCGCGGCCGGCCGGGTCGCGCCGGTGCGCGAGCGTGAACACCAGCGGCTGGGCCAGCACCGCCTGGAGCGCACCCGCCGGCTCGATGCGCAGCGTCTCGCTCGCCAGCGCGCCGCTCGCCGCGTGCGTGTAGCGAAGCCGGCGCGTGCCGTCGGCGTCGCTCACGCTTTCTTCGGTGAGCCGCCCCTGCGCGTGGCGGCGCTCCACTACCTGCTCGGGCTCGGTGGCGCCCGGCGCGA
This is a stretch of genomic DNA from Hydrogenophaga crocea. It encodes these proteins:
- a CDS encoding DUF6531 domain-containing protein encodes the protein MDQRLRRAGLRSRCGGFLLALAVAWAVAAPAGAAATACDPTQMCCAGGDGAGLGSPCGGAGVATLGNASGTDQGVGNPIHVIGGNKHQREVDMAALPGVLGLELVRHYNSAEHGKGVLGRGWRLSYESELSVRGDGLQIVQGDGTRLRFERVPQRPDTYRTREPLQGRVRAQAVAGGTQHVWTWADGRELRFNRQGRLEQIRVPSGEFLSLRHDERGWLREVIDPAGRRLVLHYPGRRGEHREDPSEGGFRGVYAIDTPVGRFGYAHGAALPAGSRADPRESIASLVRVTAPAAAGLPARVRHYHHEDPRWPVLLTGISEQQGEPPSQRLSTWAYDAQGRAVLSFKGERRAGAPGLEQVQLQWLPAHGGRAGQGHTRLTNSLGQTTDYTTALVAGQPRILQVRGAGCAACGPANVRYAYDRLGRLVEETRLDARGRPVLTQRSERDAQGRVTQRSLVRYRRGRPLPAQWRVRYAYAPLDTTDPDALPEPQPLRIERPSVVAGRVHTLRLAYNAARQLLRVDESGYSPVDGQGRVVPNGVAIERSTGYGYATINGRSVRVQQDGPLPNGPLNSPADSDITRYGWDARGDRVVQITGPGGEGVRVGQEADTGRVREPLPPVQAPAARPEPLAADDRPNPERDELGRPVAWRSADGALLLQAAWGPLGSAAEQQALEIGHAHAQARRLIDDFGRVVAIRNPGQGWRFAQHDAAGRVVHTTDPRGARQRLAWDLAGRLVRIERFAPGATEPEQVVERRHAQGRLTEESVSDADGTRRLRYTHAASGALASETLRIEPAGALQAVLAQPLVFTLAHRRDPAGRALGRVLTDATGQALALTQALDASGRPVRLAVQGMLPGGLGGEREILARIEWQAPDGMPWRRALALHHGDGTVDRYDPVVPRAPRGPGRTAGEALAYGPADPSPPLPPPGLHHDAAGLPATVLSEQGLQRLRWNAAGQLAHSARDDGGHSRYLYDPRGRRVLKLVTDARGHTHAAVSVYDGSRLAAEADARGRVTHAYVHLGHRPVAQIVMNPERGWQALQALVFGPRVRHLHTDGVGRVQRATEAGQTVWRDEAPSGLHQPLRDVGQVHDDDSGLEQHGARFFEAREGRFISPDPSGIADALHGVRPPQLLDLYAYAGGQPEAYFDPDGAARLTYYLIDTEPEAVAASTVTGRWAFWLRDLPGANAQTQVLYDRGGGFLGSASNPLAGSDTAFVSDTYARWTPSAPGNVDPALAFVAYYVNDLISPDSFTLDIEDAAALQLLDELQTQGDVVHKYLGGACPGSDRLVLPPVQLRGLALSPGGVAGQNDAPGGQRVDQGQDSLSCQQGMTPERAFQRLKRAVELKESGGADCSQTGCPAGTQNPAGTPASYGPTQFVVSTFVDRLLTFSDMRKPSTNKNLAFRVLFDSQASMTDEERRQLGFVDAQGRDSELRQRLDRAAWRAVNVVGGIYAGKLVRGWRVRLNASTPISPPDPIQLQLFATETGFSHSPDSTSSEAYTMYVKMVKWAQMGELMERFLVDGGGDPNAAYSLLHQRSLAQTQEGVNPTVEQRFDSLLLDLGMNRRGFRPYLRQRIWNEGWQGFATAAVFIDPVVEAALLKSTDALFKSREKFGLISDRELRWKYAAYRIQHPDESESDIVARVGYFHNAGSDVRDLVAARSFGYSKGLMSIWSDTTQVPCAHMEVSRLSLDPGRKSGK